One genomic window of Struthio camelus isolate bStrCam1 chromosome 1, bStrCam1.hap1, whole genome shotgun sequence includes the following:
- the MLNR gene encoding LOW QUALITY PROTEIN: motilin receptor (The sequence of the model RefSeq protein was modified relative to this genomic sequence to represent the inferred CDS: inserted 2 bases in 1 codon; deleted 3 bases in 2 codons), whose protein sequence is MSKMERKRRAPRGAGGKGGAEGGGNSNAGELWPWXERLCSALPVRVLIPVTTACLGLFAVGVAGNVLTVLVVRACCDLKTATNLYPGSVARSDLLILLGLPLDLRCLWCSWPWVLGQLRCRVSRYLSEGWASGAALRITALAVERYLAICFPLEAKAVVTQRRVKAVIGALWAFAFPSAVPFFFLVGVEQADDQTDFSRECKPTPQAVESGLLGTVLRFTTTYFVLPVACLHVLYGCIGRQLWQSRVPTWPSGRRTIRILAMVVLAFVICWLPFHVGGILFINTQDTRMIPLLSQYFNVFALQLFWRRRRKEYTTTF, encoded by the exons ATGTCTAAAATG GAGAGAAAGAGACGGGCGCCCCGGGGAGCGGGAGGGAAGGGAGGTGCGGAGGGTGGTGGGAACAGCAACGCGGGCGAGCTGTGGCCGTG CGAGCGGCTGTGCTCGGCGCTGCCTGTG CGGGTGCTCATCCCCGTCACCACCGCGTGCCTGGGGCTCTTCGCGGTCGGCGTGGCCGGCAACGTCCTCACGGTGCTGGTTGTCCGCGCCTGCTGCGACCTGAAGACCGCCACCAACCTCTACCCGGGCAGCGTGGCCAGGTCGGACCTGCTcatcctgctggggctgcccctggACCTGCGCTGCCTGTGGTGCTCGTGGCCCTGGGTCTTAGGGCAGCTGCGGTGCCGCGTCTCGCGCTACCTCAGCGAGGGCTGGGCCTCCGGCGCCGCCCTCCGCATCACCGCCCTTGCCGTGGAGCGCTACCTTGCCATCTGCTTCCCCCTCGAGGCCAAGGCGGTGGTCACCCAGCGCCGGGTCAAGGCCGTCATCGGTGCCCTCTGGGCCTTCGCCTTCCCCTCCGCCGTGCCCTTCTTCTTCCTTGTCGGCGtggagcaggctgacgaccagaCCGACTTCAGCCGGGAGTGCAAGCCCACCCCGCAGGCCGTGGAGTCGGGGCTGCTGGGCACCGTGCTCCGGTTCACCACCACCTACTTCGTCCTGCCCGTCGCCTGCCTCCACGTCCTCTACGGCTGCATCGGCCGGCAGCTGTGGCAGAGCAGGGTCCCGACATGGCCCTCTGGGAGAAGGACCATCAGGATCTTGG CTATGGTGGTTCTGGCCTTTGTAATTTGCTGGTTGCCTTTCCACGTTGGCGGGATCCTATTTATAAACACTCAGGATACCAGGATGATC CCGCTGCTCTCCCAGTACTTTAACGTCTTCgctctgcagcttttctggaggagaaggaggaaggagtaCACGACCACCTTCTGA
- the CDADC1 gene encoding cytidine and dCMP deaminase domain-containing protein 1: MGAGRGGAAAAAPMHGAEEDKDEEVAAAAGPRVRAASTQTDSMAGQIPRLSKVNLFTLFSLWMELFPSAEQQKKSQVKKSGLVVVKNMKIIGLHCSSADLHAGQIALIKHGSRLKNCDLYFSRKPCSTCLKMIVNAGVNRISYWPADPEISLQNEASNPMTTDDAKLDAKAVERLKSNSRARVCVLLQPLVCYMVQFVEETSTKLDFIQKIAKSQPGFNTDFYTQCRQEKIKEYESLFLISNEEMHKQILMTIGLENLCENPYFSNLRQNMKDLVVVLATVAASVPVFGCFGFYCCESQPANETYHQGLPQEIARHCMIQARLLAYRTEDHKTGVGAIIWAEGKSRSCDGTGAMYFVGCGYNAFPVGSEYADFPHMDDKQKDREIRKFRYIIHAEQNALTFRCQEIKPEERSMIFVTKCPCDECVPLIKGAGIKQIYAGDVDSGKKKADISYMKFDELEGVSKFTWQLNPFHTNVLEFHDPTAKENGVQKTKSLDDQQHQNKKLCLGHY; encoded by the exons atgggggcggggcggggcggggcggcagcggcggcaccgATGCACGGCGCGGAGGAGGACAAGGAcgaggaggtggcggcggcggcggggccgcgggtgaGGGCGGCGAGCACGCAGACCGACAGTATGGCCG GTCAAATACCAAGACTTTCTAAGGTCAATCTTTTTACTTTGTTCAGTCTCTGGATGGAGCTCTTTCCCTCAGCtgagcagcagaagaaatcacAG gtgaAGAAGAGTGGTCTTGTTGTTGTGAAAAACATGAAGATTATTGGTCTTCATTGTTCCAGTGCAGACTTGCATGCTGGCCAGATTGCGCTCATTAAACATGGATCAAGACTTAAAAACTGTGatctgtatttttccagaaagccATGTTCAACTTGTTTAAAAATGATTGTAAACG CTGGAGTGAACAGAATTTCTTACTGGCCTGCTGATCCTGAAATCAGCTTGCAGAATGAGGCATCTAATCCCATGACTACTGATGATGCAAAGCTAGATGCCAAAGCAGTGGAAAGATTGAAGTCAAATAGTCGTGCTCGTGTGTGTGTCTTGCTTCAGCCCTTGGTGTGCTATATGGTGCAGTTTGTTGAAGAAACTTCCACCAAGCTCGATTTCATTCAAAAAATAGCGAAATCTCAGCCTGGCTTTAATACTGACTTTTATACTCAGTGTagacaagagaaaataaaagagtatGAAAGTTTATTCCTAAtttcaaatgaagaaatgcaCAAGCAAATATTGATGACAATAGGACTGGAGAATCTCTGTGAAAATCCATACTTCAGCAACCTTAGACAAAATATGAAAGATCTCGTCGTGGTCTTGGCCACAGTAGCTGCCAGTGTCCCTGTCTTTGGATGCTTTGGGTTTTACTGCTGTGAATCACAGCCAGCAAATGAAACGTACCATCAGGGTTTGCCCCAAGAAATTGCGAGGCACTGTATGATACAAGCCAGACTACTTGCCTATCGGACAG AGGATCATAAAACAGGAGTTGGAGCTATTATTTGGGCGGAAGGAAAATCT AGAAGCTGTGATGGAACAGGAGCAATGTATTTTGTAGGCTGTGGTTACAATGCCTTCCCTGTTGGATCTGAGTATGCTGATTTTCCACACATGGATGATAAACAAAAAGACCGGGAAATCAGAAAGTTCAGATACATTATACATGCTGAGCAGAATGCCTTGACGTTCAG GTGTCAAGAAATAAAGCCAGAGGAGAGAAGCATGATATTTGTGACCAAATGTCCCTGTGATGAATGTGTACCTTTAATCAAAGGGGCTGGTATCAAGCAGATTTATGCAGGAGATGTtgattctggaaaaaagaaagcgGACATATCATACATGAAGTTTGATGAACTTGAGGGCGTAAGCAAATTTACA TGGCAACTAAATCCATTTCACACTAATGTCCTTGAATTCCATGATCCCACAGCCAAAGAAA atggtGTCCAGAAAACAAAATCACTAGATGACCAGCAGCACCAAAACAAGAAGCTGTGTCTTGGCCACTATTGA